A portion of the Edaphobacter lichenicola genome contains these proteins:
- a CDS encoding tetratricopeptide repeat protein, whose translation MSMDDKATPKPGLQHIPTGTALSLHSPTRTSIIARGRRDAANAASNPHYRQAVTDFNSGNFTEAAAGFQLAAEQGHAESQYLLSTMYDAAQGLAHDDTQAAYWERKAAEQGHAYAQANLSFRYYAANDFPEAFAWCQRAAHSSLAWAQYNLGLMYRKGEGVPQSNIEAAHWYRLAATQNFPEAQQKLADLYYTGQGVPLSYTHAAAWYRKAADQGNAEAQFQLGHLYAIGQGVEHDYNQSRHWTRQAALQGHEQALRELKRREYRDP comes from the coding sequence ATGTCCATGGACGATAAAGCCACACCCAAACCCGGCCTCCAGCACATCCCCACTGGCACCGCGCTGTCGCTTCATTCGCCCACGCGTACCAGCATCATCGCCCGCGGCCGCCGCGACGCAGCCAACGCAGCCTCCAACCCGCACTACCGTCAAGCCGTCACCGACTTCAACTCCGGCAACTTCACCGAAGCCGCAGCCGGCTTCCAACTCGCCGCCGAGCAAGGCCACGCCGAGTCGCAGTACCTCCTCAGCACCATGTACGACGCAGCTCAGGGTCTCGCGCACGACGACACCCAGGCCGCCTACTGGGAACGCAAGGCCGCCGAGCAGGGCCACGCCTACGCCCAGGCCAACCTCAGCTTCCGCTACTACGCCGCCAACGACTTTCCCGAAGCCTTCGCATGGTGCCAGCGCGCCGCCCACAGCAGCCTCGCCTGGGCGCAGTACAACCTCGGCCTCATGTATCGCAAAGGGGAAGGCGTCCCGCAGAGCAACATCGAAGCGGCCCACTGGTATCGCCTTGCCGCTACTCAAAACTTTCCCGAAGCCCAGCAGAAGCTCGCCGACCTCTACTACACCGGCCAGGGCGTCCCGCTCAGCTACACGCACGCCGCCGCGTGGTATCGCAAGGCCGCCGATCAAGGCAACGCCGAAGCCCAGTTCCAGCTCGGACACCTCTACGCCATCGGCCAGGGTGTCGAGCACGACTACAATCAGTCTCGCCACTGGACCCGTCAGGCCGCCCTTCAAGGCCACGAACAGGCACTCCGCGAACTCAAGCGCCGCGAGTACCGCGACCCATAA
- a CDS encoding tetratricopeptide repeat protein, with the protein MLRRQRVSLTLLFVLLSIAFLLFVTPQSSAQEAHDHGAPEKLGTVSFPISCEPAVQEQFNRGVALLHSFAYASAEQTFRGIVQAYPQCGMAHWGVAMTYFHPVWSPSLPPSTFPAGQKEMLEATRLGANSDREREFIHALGVLYQQSDALTPAMRTLAYEQAMAKVAKHNSNDLESQVFYALAILANVSPSDKTHAKQKQAIAILEPLYAEYPNHPGIAHYLIHACDSQELAERGLPAARAYAQIAPSAPHALHMPSHIFTRLGLWDDSIASNLASRQAARQHGDTREELHAMDYLAYAYLQTGHYEEVSQIIQDIKTMPKLDMSNFGTAYAVTAIPIRFAVERGRWDDAANIVPPLDVPPSAAPPSVVAIAVWSRGLGLARTGHAKEAREQADRLRQIEAQLRASNDNYWSTQTGVLAGEVMAWSAQASGDPHQALVLLRTAADQEDAIEKQPVTPGPILPAREQLGDLLLQQKQPDLALKEFQAALVEAPRRRGALQGIARASQQNNQAEQNLTKP; encoded by the coding sequence ATGCTCCGTCGTCAGCGAGTCTCGCTCACCCTGTTGTTCGTTCTGTTGTCTATTGCTTTCTTGTTGTTCGTTACTCCCCAGTCCTCCGCGCAGGAGGCACACGACCACGGCGCCCCCGAAAAATTAGGCACAGTATCGTTCCCCATCTCGTGCGAGCCCGCCGTGCAGGAGCAGTTCAACCGCGGCGTAGCTCTGCTGCACTCCTTCGCCTATGCCTCTGCGGAACAGACATTTCGGGGCATCGTTCAAGCGTACCCGCAATGCGGCATGGCTCACTGGGGAGTAGCGATGACCTACTTTCATCCGGTATGGTCCCCGAGCCTTCCGCCCTCAACATTTCCCGCCGGACAGAAGGAGATGCTTGAAGCAACGCGTCTCGGTGCAAACTCCGATCGCGAGCGCGAGTTCATCCACGCGCTCGGCGTGCTCTATCAGCAATCAGATGCTCTGACGCCTGCCATGCGCACGCTCGCATACGAGCAGGCCATGGCAAAGGTCGCGAAGCACAACAGCAACGACCTCGAGTCCCAGGTCTTCTACGCGCTGGCCATCCTCGCGAATGTATCTCCCTCCGACAAGACGCACGCCAAACAAAAGCAGGCAATCGCTATTCTCGAGCCGCTCTATGCCGAGTACCCAAACCATCCGGGAATCGCCCACTATCTCATCCACGCCTGCGACAGTCAGGAGCTCGCCGAACGTGGCCTCCCCGCGGCCAGAGCCTACGCTCAGATCGCTCCCTCCGCGCCTCATGCGCTCCACATGCCATCGCACATCTTTACCCGGCTTGGCTTATGGGACGACTCGATCGCCTCCAATCTAGCCTCAAGACAAGCCGCGCGCCAGCACGGCGATACCAGAGAAGAGCTTCACGCAATGGACTATCTCGCCTATGCCTATCTCCAGACCGGACACTACGAAGAAGTCAGCCAGATCATTCAGGACATCAAGACCATGCCGAAGCTGGACATGAGCAACTTCGGAACAGCCTATGCGGTCACCGCCATCCCCATCCGCTTCGCGGTCGAGCGAGGGCGATGGGACGACGCGGCAAACATCGTTCCCCCTCTCGACGTTCCCCCTTCAGCCGCGCCACCATCCGTCGTTGCTATCGCCGTCTGGTCCAGGGGATTGGGGCTCGCACGAACCGGACACGCGAAGGAAGCACGCGAGCAGGCGGATCGGCTTCGCCAGATCGAGGCGCAGCTTCGCGCCTCAAATGACAACTACTGGTCCACCCAAACCGGAGTGTTAGCCGGCGAAGTCATGGCGTGGTCCGCACAGGCGAGCGGTGATCCGCATCAAGCGTTGGTGTTGCTGCGAACCGCAGCCGACCAGGAGGACGCCATCGAAAAGCAGCCGGTAACACCAGGACCGATCCTGCCTGCCCGCGAACAGCTCGGAGATCTGCTTCTCCAGCAAAAACAACCCGATCTCGCCCTCAAGGAATTTCAGGCAGCACTCGTAGAGGCTCCGCGGCGGCGTGGAGCCTTGCAGGGCATCGCTCGCGCTTCGCAACAAAACAACCAAGCGGAACAAAACCTTACAAAACCGTGA
- a CDS encoding Acg family FMN-binding oxidoreductase: MNRRSFLKGAGVVTVVVAGGGVWRAFDQGVFRVGEGPAYEPWKDWHDANDGPLNLVRAAILAASPHNTQPWLFKVADSSIELHIDTRRNVGALDPYLREEHIGIGCALENLLLAAPASGYAATATLQPGKLEPIPADPKSRLLARVDLASGKRDETELYNAIPRRHTNRAPFDQHQPIPPDLLEALSHLTGDDADTKLFLFTAENDRKKIVDISSAANTEIYSDPDVQRGSERWVRMKWSSVQDHRDGLAIDAFGLPPIGSAAVKMMTPGMLRWASSHSTQNGYSNLMLSAPLIGFIAVRDRYDQEQCLRAGRIWQRAHLFATAHGLAARPCNEAVEMVDHERAHGRPASRAALLNEITGDSKWQPTFVFYMGYPTLSAHLSPRRPVQAVLV; this comes from the coding sequence TTGAATCGCAGATCGTTCCTCAAGGGCGCAGGAGTTGTCACAGTCGTCGTCGCGGGCGGCGGTGTCTGGCGCGCCTTCGATCAGGGCGTCTTTCGCGTCGGCGAAGGCCCCGCATACGAGCCATGGAAAGACTGGCATGACGCCAACGATGGTCCCCTCAACCTGGTGCGCGCCGCGATTCTCGCCGCCAGTCCGCATAACACCCAGCCCTGGCTCTTCAAGGTCGCCGACTCCTCCATCGAACTGCACATCGACACCCGGAGAAACGTTGGCGCGCTCGATCCGTATCTGCGTGAAGAACATATCGGCATCGGATGCGCGCTTGAAAACCTGTTGCTCGCCGCGCCTGCAAGCGGCTACGCGGCCACTGCAACGCTCCAGCCAGGAAAGCTTGAGCCGATCCCCGCCGATCCCAAATCACGACTCCTCGCTCGCGTAGATCTCGCGTCTGGAAAGCGTGATGAGACTGAACTCTACAACGCCATCCCGCGGCGCCACACCAATCGCGCTCCTTTCGACCAGCATCAGCCGATCCCGCCTGATCTTCTGGAAGCGCTCAGCCATCTGACCGGCGACGATGCCGACACAAAGCTCTTCTTATTCACCGCCGAGAACGATCGCAAAAAGATCGTCGATATAAGCTCTGCGGCGAATACAGAGATCTACTCCGATCCCGACGTCCAACGCGGCAGCGAACGATGGGTCCGTATGAAGTGGAGCTCCGTGCAGGACCATCGCGACGGCCTGGCCATCGACGCCTTCGGCCTGCCACCCATCGGCAGCGCGGCTGTCAAGATGATGACCCCGGGAATGCTGCGATGGGCAAGCTCGCACAGCACCCAGAACGGTTACTCGAACCTGATGCTGAGCGCGCCACTCATCGGATTTATCGCCGTGCGCGACCGCTACGATCAGGAGCAGTGTCTGCGCGCAGGCCGAATCTGGCAGCGCGCCCACCTCTTCGCGACCGCCCACGGCCTCGCCGCGCGGCCCTGCAACGAGGCCGTGGAGATGGTCGATCATGAACGAGCGCACGGCAGACCAGCCTCTCGTGCGGCCCTGCTGAATGAGATCACTGGCGATTCGAAGTGGCAGCCAACTTTCGTCTTCTATATGGGCTATCCAACCCTGTCAGCCCATCTCAGTCCCCGCCGTCCGGTTCAAGCCGTGCTCGTCTGA
- a CDS encoding aspartate/glutamate racemase family protein: protein MHIGLIGGIGPAATDFYYRRLISTFARKTATLELTIVHADTPTLLNNLARNDAAAQTAIYTRLTNRLVAAGAECVCVTSIAGHFCIDDFKAVSPLPVIDMIAEVSRAIETRGLKRIGIIGTRTVMETRFYGRITSAEIIPPGKPELDDVHQAYVSMAASGSVTDDQRSIFNAACHRLLKEQGAEAIMLGGTDLALAFNEQTAEFPLVDCAAIHADAIARLATA, encoded by the coding sequence ATGCATATCGGCCTTATTGGAGGGATCGGCCCTGCCGCAACGGATTTTTACTATAGGCGATTGATCTCCACCTTCGCCAGGAAAACCGCGACGCTCGAGTTGACCATCGTGCACGCCGACACGCCAACGCTCTTGAACAATCTGGCCAGGAATGACGCCGCCGCGCAGACCGCCATCTATACCCGCCTCACCAATCGCCTTGTTGCGGCAGGGGCCGAATGTGTCTGCGTCACATCGATTGCAGGACACTTCTGCATCGATGACTTCAAAGCTGTATCCCCGCTTCCTGTCATCGATATGATCGCCGAAGTGAGCCGGGCCATCGAAACGCGCGGGCTCAAACGGATCGGAATCATTGGAACTCGCACCGTGATGGAAACACGCTTTTACGGACGCATCACAAGTGCAGAGATCATTCCGCCAGGCAAACCGGAGTTGGACGATGTCCATCAAGCATACGTTTCGATGGCCGCGTCAGGCTCTGTGACGGACGATCAGCGTTCGATCTTCAATGCCGCGTGCCACCGTCTGCTCAAGGAACAGGGCGCGGAGGCGATCATGCTTGGTGGTACCGATCTCGCGTTGGCCTTCAACGAACAGACTGCCGAATTCCCGCTGGTCGACTGTGCGGCCATTCATGCCGATGCGATTGCACGGTTGGCCACCGCTTAA
- a CDS encoding class I SAM-dependent rRNA methyltransferase: MRPLSMVTKVEDRAPRVVAAQPYGPAAAITRRAADRLRAGHLWVYRSDVESLVPPLGATEIQPGSLITVMDSRGIPLGTGLYSSASQIAVRIVSSEAALPRATYLEQVRERLHAALALRDEVSPESMENDAHRLIFSEADNLPGIVADRYNDLVILQLLTQGTAQDDLRQLLTEVLRERLRPDTGGITIWERPDPKIRELEQLDPPTPGPLHANTTESPQLTTIFTINGLQFHFDAGSGQKTGAFLDQRLNYAAAARYASGNALDICTYQGGFAIHLAQNCRHVTGVDASRSALEVADRNRELNPGLAAQVDWIEADAFELLREYESTGQQYDTIVLDPPAFAKSKRAAEGAMRGYKELNLRAMKMLRPGGTLITCSCSHHVPLQEFTEVVSAAATDAGRHVQLLETRGAAPDHPAILTLPETSYLKCLICRVG; this comes from the coding sequence ATGCGACCATTGAGTATGGTCACAAAAGTAGAAGATCGGGCCCCAAGAGTCGTCGCGGCCCAGCCATACGGACCTGCCGCAGCCATCACCCGGCGCGCTGCGGACCGGCTCCGAGCCGGACACCTGTGGGTCTATCGCTCGGACGTAGAGTCGCTCGTACCCCCACTCGGTGCCACGGAGATCCAACCCGGATCTCTCATCACCGTAATGGACAGCCGCGGCATCCCCCTCGGCACCGGTCTCTACAGCTCCGCCTCGCAGATCGCAGTCAGGATCGTCTCAAGCGAAGCTGCACTGCCCCGAGCCACCTACCTCGAGCAGGTACGCGAGCGGCTTCACGCAGCCCTCGCGCTCCGCGACGAAGTTTCACCCGAGTCGATGGAGAACGACGCCCACCGCCTCATCTTCTCCGAGGCCGACAACCTCCCCGGCATCGTCGCCGACCGCTACAACGACCTCGTCATCCTCCAACTTCTCACCCAGGGCACCGCCCAAGACGACCTCCGCCAGCTCCTGACCGAAGTCCTCCGCGAACGCCTCCGCCCCGACACAGGCGGGATCACCATCTGGGAGCGCCCCGACCCAAAGATCCGCGAACTCGAACAACTCGACCCGCCAACCCCGGGTCCGCTGCACGCTAACACCACCGAATCACCACAACTCACCACGATATTTACCATCAACGGCCTGCAATTTCACTTCGACGCCGGCTCCGGACAAAAGACAGGGGCCTTCCTGGATCAACGCCTCAACTACGCCGCCGCAGCCCGATACGCCAGCGGAAACGCCCTCGACATCTGCACCTATCAAGGCGGATTCGCCATCCATCTCGCCCAGAACTGCCGCCACGTAACCGGCGTCGACGCCAGCCGCAGCGCCCTCGAAGTAGCCGACCGCAACCGCGAACTCAACCCCGGTCTCGCTGCCCAGGTCGACTGGATCGAAGCCGACGCCTTCGAACTCCTCCGCGAGTACGAATCCACTGGACAGCAATATGACACCATCGTCCTCGATCCACCCGCCTTCGCCAAGTCCAAGCGCGCCGCCGAAGGCGCAATGCGCGGCTACAAGGAGCTCAACCTCCGCGCCATGAAGATGCTCCGCCCCGGCGGAACCCTCATCACCTGCTCCTGCTCCCACCACGTCCCCCTGCAGGAGTTCACCGAGGTCGTCTCCGCCGCCGCCACCGACGCCGGCCGCCACGTCCAGCTCCTCGAGACCCGTGGCGCTGCCCCCGACCACCCCGCAATCCTCACCCTCCCCGAGACCAGCTACCTCAAGTGCCTCATCTGCCGGGTGGGGTAA
- a CDS encoding BaiN/RdsA family NAD(P)/FAD-dependent oxidoreductase, whose product MTTKPNVQKVDVVILGAGAAGMMCAIEAGKRGRSVVLLDHAERVGKKILISGGGRCNFTNIHCRPENFLSANPHFAKSALARFTPSDIIDMIERHGIRYHEKTLGQLFCDRSAMDIVTMLERECTDAGVQTITGAKVTSVTREEHFLIQTTNSTWQAEAVVVATGGLSIPKMGATGFGYSLAEQFGLRIAACKPGLVPLVFSAEDREQWCDLAGLSVEVVASGGAKRSRGTFREKLLITHRGLSGPAILQVSSYWQPGETVTIDLAPNVDMMASLRSHNARRDVSGAILALRSVLPARMAERWVAINSPDNWTNASLDVMEQRLHTWQVAPAGTEGYTKAEVTVGGVDTAELDAKTMQSRKVPGLYFVGEVVDVTGWLGGYNFQWAWASGYSAGQAV is encoded by the coding sequence ATGACAACGAAACCGAACGTGCAGAAGGTTGATGTCGTAATACTCGGCGCAGGCGCAGCCGGGATGATGTGCGCCATCGAAGCCGGCAAACGCGGACGCAGCGTGGTCCTGCTCGATCATGCAGAGCGTGTCGGAAAGAAGATCCTCATCTCCGGTGGTGGCCGCTGCAACTTCACAAACATCCATTGCCGCCCGGAAAACTTTCTGTCAGCGAATCCGCACTTCGCAAAATCCGCACTCGCCCGCTTCACCCCTTCAGACATAATCGACATGATCGAAAGACACGGCATCCGCTACCACGAGAAGACGCTCGGACAACTCTTCTGCGACCGCTCCGCCATGGACATCGTGACCATGCTGGAGCGGGAATGCACCGACGCAGGCGTGCAAACCATCACCGGCGCCAAAGTCACCTCAGTCACGCGGGAAGAGCACTTCCTGATACAAACAACCAACTCAACCTGGCAAGCTGAAGCCGTTGTCGTCGCGACCGGCGGCTTGTCGATTCCGAAGATGGGCGCCACAGGATTCGGCTACAGCCTCGCCGAACAGTTCGGCCTGAGAATCGCGGCGTGCAAACCCGGTCTCGTTCCGCTGGTCTTCAGCGCTGAGGATCGCGAGCAGTGGTGCGATCTGGCAGGACTCTCCGTGGAGGTAGTCGCCTCCGGCGGAGCAAAACGGAGTCGTGGCACCTTCCGGGAGAAGCTCCTGATAACCCATCGCGGGTTGAGCGGTCCGGCGATTCTCCAGGTTTCGTCCTATTGGCAGCCAGGTGAAACCGTGACAATTGACCTCGCACCAAACGTAGACATGATGGCCTCACTGCGATCGCACAATGCGCGACGTGATGTCTCGGGTGCAATCCTCGCGCTGCGTTCCGTGCTGCCTGCCCGAATGGCAGAGCGGTGGGTTGCGATCAACTCGCCAGATAACTGGACTAACGCCTCTCTCGACGTCATGGAGCAGCGGCTTCATACATGGCAGGTAGCACCGGCTGGAACAGAAGGCTACACCAAAGCCGAGGTCACAGTCGGAGGCGTAGACACTGCAGAGCTGGATGCAAAGACGATGCAAAGCCGCAAGGTACCCGGACTGTACTTCGTCGGCGAAGTCGTAGACGTGACCGGATGGCTCGGCGGCTACAACTTCCAATGGGCGTGGGCCTCGGGCTACAGTGCAGGACAAGCTGTCTAA